A portion of the Chlamydia caviae GPIC genome contains these proteins:
- a CDS encoding GNAT family N-acetyltransferase, translating into MTENRDTGVPGLEIRYTLPSDAVYMQQWLNDPKILRGFPLKTEAEIRDSVNFWVGFYRYHSSLTAVYEGEVAGVATLILNPYIKVSHHSLISIIVGEPYRNKGIGTALLNNLCHLAKSRFHLEILYLEVYEENPAIELYKRFGFIEVGRQRRFYKDEIGYLAKITMEKDL; encoded by the coding sequence ATGACAGAGAATAGAGATACAGGAGTCCCTGGATTAGAAATACGTTACACGCTGCCTAGTGATGCTGTGTATATGCAGCAATGGTTAAATGATCCTAAGATCCTTCGAGGGTTTCCGTTAAAGACTGAAGCAGAAATTCGTGACAGCGTAAATTTTTGGGTAGGATTTTATCGGTACCATAGTAGTTTAACAGCTGTATATGAAGGGGAAGTCGCTGGAGTGGCTACTCTTATTTTAAATCCCTATATTAAGGTGTCCCACCATTCGTTAATTTCGATTATTGTTGGTGAGCCTTACCGAAATAAGGGGATTGGAACAGCATTATTAAATAATTTGTGCCATTTGGCTAAAAGTCGTTTTCATTTAGAGATCCTCTATTTAGAAGTCTATGAGGAAAATCCTGCTATAGAGTTATATAAACGTTTTGGTTTTATTGAAGTGGGAAGACAACGGCGTTTTTATAAAGATGAGATAGGGTATCTTGCCAAAATTACTATGGAAAAAGATCTTTAG
- the lpxG gene encoding UDP-2,3-diacylglucosamine diphosphatase LpxG, producing the protein MVLTSLSLAAAAPLVAFSWANFIEPNWLQTSLLTWKLPKKHAHLHGLRIVQISDLHFHKFVPKKFLKKVSLKIAKLAPDILLFSGDFLCRAQIEERSRLEAFLNTLHAPLGTFAILGNHDYQSYISRNSQGKIDIISLKSSQPLKRAFVSITQGLFGSRDYTYAEGLEKQEPNKELLQLLKNTPIRLLHNESHLIPDVINIVGLGDLFAKQFNPEKAFINYNPSLPGIILSHNPDTVRQLEPYPGDIIFSGHTHGPQISIPWPKFANKIMNKISGLENPDLARGHFLFEEGKRQLYVNRGLGGFKRLRFCSPPEICCVRCVYGS; encoded by the coding sequence GTGGTCCTAACCTCTTTATCCTTAGCTGCTGCAGCTCCTCTCGTTGCCTTTTCATGGGCAAATTTTATAGAGCCAAACTGGTTACAAACATCTTTGTTAACATGGAAGCTGCCTAAAAAACACGCCCACTTGCATGGGTTGCGCATTGTTCAAATCTCTGACCTACACTTTCATAAATTTGTTCCTAAAAAATTCCTTAAAAAAGTTTCTTTAAAGATAGCGAAGCTCGCTCCGGATATTCTTCTATTTTCTGGGGATTTCCTTTGCCGAGCACAAATAGAAGAGCGTTCGCGACTAGAAGCTTTTTTAAATACTTTGCATGCTCCTTTAGGGACATTTGCTATTCTTGGGAATCATGATTACCAATCTTATATTTCCCGCAATAGTCAGGGAAAGATTGATATTATTTCCTTGAAAAGCAGCCAGCCATTAAAGCGGGCTTTTGTTTCGATAACCCAAGGACTATTTGGCTCTCGAGATTATACATACGCTGAGGGTCTTGAAAAACAAGAACCTAATAAAGAACTTTTACAATTATTAAAAAATACCCCTATCCGCCTATTGCATAATGAAAGTCACCTTATTCCCGATGTAATCAATATTGTTGGTTTGGGAGATCTTTTTGCTAAACAATTTAATCCCGAAAAAGCGTTTATTAATTATAATCCTTCTTTGCCTGGTATTATCCTTTCTCATAATCCTGATACTGTGCGTCAACTAGAGCCTTATCCTGGAGATATTATATTTTCTGGCCATACACATGGACCTCAAATTTCTATCCCTTGGCCGAAGTTTGCCAATAAGATTATGAACAAAATCTCTGGATTAGAAAATCCAGATTTAGCGCGAGGTCATTTCCTCTTTGAAGAAGGGAAAAGGCAATTATATGTAAATCGCGGTCTTGGAGGATTTAAAAGATTACGCTTCTGTTCCCCTCCAGAAATTTGTTGCGTACGGTGTGTATATGGATCCTAA
- the murA gene encoding UDP-N-acetylglucosamine 1-carboxyvinyltransferase, which translates to MAAAEVFGGCVLQGSVRVSGAKNSTTKLLVASLLSDRKCILRNVPDIGDVRLTVELCESLGSIVHWDKQAEVIEIHTPEIRMTEVLAQFSRVNRIPILLLGALLARCPEGVVVPCVGGDAIGERTLNFHFEGLEQLGAQVACDGQGYQAAAPKGLVGAYITLPYPSVGATENLILASVRARGRTIIKNAALEVEILDLILFLQKAGVEITTDNDRTIEIFGCDDFYEVDHWVIPDKIEAASFGMAAVLTGGRVFVENAEQDLMIPFLKTLRSIGGGFSVTETGIEFFYNEPLKGGVVLETDVHPGFLTDWQQPFSVLLSQAEGSSVIHETVHENRLGYLRGLQQMGASCELFYQCLSSKACRYATGNFPHSAVIHGVTPLRSSHLVIPDLRAGFAYIMAALIAEGGPSLIENTQLLDRGYYNWVEKLNSLGAKIHLLSLDPVAP; encoded by the coding sequence ATGGCAGCAGCAGAAGTTTTTGGTGGTTGTGTGTTACAAGGTTCAGTACGTGTATCTGGAGCTAAAAACTCTACAACTAAGTTACTTGTTGCTTCGCTATTGTCTGATCGCAAATGTATTTTGCGTAATGTTCCTGACATTGGTGATGTACGTTTGACAGTTGAGTTATGTGAATCTTTAGGTTCAATCGTTCATTGGGATAAGCAGGCGGAAGTCATAGAAATTCATACACCTGAGATTCGTATGACTGAGGTGTTGGCACAATTTTCTCGGGTAAATCGTATTCCGATTTTATTGTTAGGAGCTTTACTTGCGCGTTGTCCTGAAGGTGTTGTTGTTCCCTGTGTTGGGGGAGATGCTATTGGAGAGAGAACTCTGAATTTTCATTTTGAGGGTTTAGAGCAGCTTGGAGCACAAGTGGCTTGCGATGGGCAAGGATATCAAGCGGCTGCTCCTAAAGGTCTTGTAGGGGCTTATATCACTCTTCCTTATCCTTCTGTAGGAGCTACAGAGAATTTAATCTTAGCGTCTGTACGTGCGCGGGGAAGAACGATCATTAAGAATGCTGCTTTAGAAGTGGAAATCCTTGATCTTATTTTGTTTTTACAAAAAGCCGGCGTAGAGATCACTACAGATAATGATAGAACTATAGAAATTTTCGGATGTGATGATTTCTATGAGGTAGATCATTGGGTAATTCCTGATAAGATAGAAGCGGCTTCATTTGGTATGGCGGCGGTACTTACCGGCGGGCGTGTTTTTGTAGAAAATGCTGAGCAGGATCTGATGATTCCTTTCCTGAAGACTTTACGCTCTATAGGAGGAGGATTTTCAGTTACAGAAACTGGAATCGAGTTTTTCTATAATGAGCCTTTAAAAGGAGGCGTTGTCTTAGAAACAGATGTGCATCCTGGATTCCTTACGGATTGGCAACAACCGTTTTCCGTTCTCCTTTCTCAGGCAGAAGGGTCGTCGGTAATTCATGAAACCGTTCATGAGAATCGCCTAGGGTATTTGCGAGGGTTACAGCAGATGGGAGCCAGTTGCGAGCTGTTTTATCAATGTTTAAGCTCAAAGGCTTGTCGCTATGCTACAGGAAATTTCCCTCATAGCGCGGTGATTCATGGCGTGACACCTTTAAGATCCTCACACCTTGTTATTCCTGATTTACGTGCAGGATTTGCCTATATCATGGCAGCGCTTATCGCTGAGGGGGGACCGTCGCTAATAGAGAATACTCAGCTATTAGATCGGGGGTATTATAATTGGGTGGAAAAACTCAATTCGCTAGGGGCAAAGATCCATTTACTATCTTTAGATCCCGTCGCTCCCTAA
- a CDS encoding M48 family metallopeptidase, which translates to MAFQKIRKILKKFSRTLLVTKSSSMNLSGIYSPTRIRSSIPVDYTSGKVYDLEKIYQDLNLRLFDGSLNLKIGWFGRERSGKARRVVLGSYHEEEQLIRIHRSLDREDIPLFFMEYIIYHEMVHSIVPREYSSSGRTIFHGKKFKECEKRFPLYESAVAWEKANIYVLLQGYKTRLGRKHGRTQ; encoded by the coding sequence ATGGCATTTCAGAAAATCCGTAAAATCCTTAAAAAATTTTCTCGAACACTTCTCGTCACTAAGTCTTCTTCTATGAATCTATCAGGGATCTATAGTCCTACGCGCATAAGATCTTCTATTCCTGTCGATTATACTTCTGGAAAAGTGTATGATCTAGAGAAGATATATCAAGATCTCAATTTGAGATTGTTTGATGGTTCTTTGAATTTAAAAATCGGATGGTTTGGTCGGGAACGCTCGGGGAAAGCACGCCGCGTTGTTTTAGGGTCTTACCATGAAGAAGAACAACTCATACGCATACACCGTTCATTAGATCGTGAAGATATTCCGTTATTTTTTATGGAGTATATTATTTATCATGAAATGGTTCATAGCATAGTTCCTCGTGAATATTCTTCATCAGGAAGAACGATTTTTCATGGGAAAAAATTTAAAGAATGCGAGAAACGTTTTCCGCTATATGAAAGTGCTGTAGCTTGGGAAAAGGCAAATATTTACGTATTGTTGCAAGGATATAAAACAAGATTGGGTAGGAAACATGGCAGGACACAGTAA
- a CDS encoding SWIB/MDM2 domain-containing protein, which translates to MSQKNKNSAFMNPVNITPDLAAIVGEGPMPRTEIVKKVWEHIKKNNLQDPKNKRNILPDDALAKVFGSKNPIDMFQMTKALSAHIVK; encoded by the coding sequence ATGAGTCAAAAAAACAAAAACTCTGCTTTTATGAACCCCGTCAATATTACCCCCGATTTAGCAGCTATCGTTGGCGAGGGACCAATGCCCCGCACTGAAATTGTCAAAAAAGTATGGGAGCACATTAAAAAAAATAACCTTCAAGACCCTAAGAATAAAAGAAATATCCTTCCCGATGACGCCCTAGCTAAAGTCTTTGGTTCTAAAAATCCAATCGATATGTTTCAAATGACGAAAGCCCTTTCCGCTCATATCGTAAAATAA
- the ispD gene encoding 2-C-methyl-D-erythritol 4-phosphate cytidylyltransferase — MDPKCSLILLSGGKGERFGANQPKQYLPFQGEPLILHALKTALHIPEITEVIVVCDVSYRHIFEGFPVKFAESGKRRQDSVFSGLQHVSNPWVLIHDGVRPFIYPDEVTELIAVAQQTGAATLVSNVPYTIKQRHPVKTLDRDALSIVHTPQCVKTEILSAGLEFASREGITLVDDTQAAELLDIPVSLVSSKHPQIKITYPEDLTIAHALL; from the coding sequence ATGGATCCTAAATGTTCTTTGATTTTACTTAGTGGAGGTAAAGGAGAACGCTTCGGAGCAAATCAACCTAAACAATATCTACCTTTTCAAGGGGAACCCCTTATCCTACACGCGTTAAAAACCGCTCTCCATATTCCTGAAATCACTGAAGTTATTGTTGTTTGTGATGTAAGCTATCGCCATATTTTTGAAGGCTTTCCTGTAAAATTTGCAGAGTCTGGGAAACGTCGTCAAGATTCTGTTTTTTCAGGGCTACAACACGTGAGCAACCCCTGGGTATTGATTCATGACGGCGTACGTCCTTTTATCTATCCTGACGAAGTTACTGAGCTTATTGCTGTAGCGCAACAAACAGGAGCTGCAACATTAGTATCTAACGTTCCCTATACGATCAAACAACGTCATCCTGTAAAAACTTTAGATCGTGATGCTCTTTCTATTGTTCATACACCTCAATGTGTAAAGACCGAGATACTCTCTGCAGGTCTTGAGTTTGCTAGTAGGGAGGGAATCACCCTGGTTGATGATACACAAGCTGCAGAGCTATTAGACATTCCTGTATCTTTAGTCTCCAGTAAACATCCCCAAATAAAAATTACTTATCCCGAAGATTT
- the argS gene encoding arginine--tRNA ligase, protein MTLLSYLSSLCREATLSAFPQIDTFSPDITQSTKEHFGHYQCNDAMKLARTLKMAPRAIAEAIVNHIPKEIFTSIEIAGAGFINFTFSKEFLNNSLKTFSEELSSGFRVKDPKKVVIDFSSPNIAKDMHVGHLRSTIIGDCLARVFAFVGNDVSRLNHIGDWGTAFGMLITYLQEEPSEDIENLEDLTVLYKKAHARFAEDAEFKKRSQTNVVALQAGDPSALKLWKQICAISERAFQKIYNILDIAIEKRGESFYNPFLPEIIQDLENKNLITISDNAKCVFHEGFSIPLMVQKSDGGYNYATTDLAAMRYRVNNDGADKIIIVTDMGQSLHFQLLEATALAAGYLPNKETFSHVGFGLVLDSEGKKFKTRSGENIKLKELLDTAIDQAKATLKEHRPEISDEEISSRAPILGINAIKYADLSSHRVSDYIFSFEKMLRFEGNTAMFLLYAYVRIQGIKRRLGIETLDLEATPNIQEPSEEALALALLRFPEAIDLTLKDLCPHFLTDYLYMLTNKFNAFFRDCHIEGSSHQKERLYLCALVEKTLAAGMHLLGLQTLDKL, encoded by the coding sequence ATGACTCTGCTTTCTTATTTATCTTCTCTATGTCGAGAAGCCACTCTATCAGCGTTTCCTCAAATCGACACTTTTTCTCCTGACATTACCCAATCTACAAAAGAGCATTTTGGTCATTATCAATGTAATGATGCGATGAAACTTGCTCGAACATTAAAGATGGCGCCTAGAGCGATTGCTGAAGCCATTGTCAATCACATTCCTAAAGAGATTTTTACTTCTATAGAAATTGCTGGCGCAGGTTTTATCAATTTTACATTTTCAAAAGAATTTCTAAACAACAGTCTAAAAACATTTTCTGAGGAGTTATCTTCAGGATTTCGTGTTAAGGATCCTAAAAAAGTTGTTATTGATTTTTCTTCTCCAAATATTGCTAAAGATATGCATGTAGGGCACCTACGGTCTACAATTATAGGAGATTGTTTAGCACGTGTTTTTGCTTTTGTAGGCAATGACGTTTCACGCTTGAATCATATTGGTGATTGGGGAACAGCTTTTGGCATGTTAATCACCTACCTTCAAGAAGAACCTTCCGAAGATATCGAGAACCTTGAAGATCTCACAGTATTATATAAAAAAGCGCATGCACGCTTTGCTGAGGATGCAGAATTTAAAAAACGTTCACAAACGAACGTCGTTGCTTTACAAGCTGGAGATCCTTCTGCTTTAAAGTTATGGAAGCAAATTTGTGCTATTTCTGAGCGTGCTTTTCAAAAAATCTACAATATTTTAGATATTGCTATCGAAAAGCGTGGGGAATCTTTCTACAATCCTTTCCTTCCTGAAATTATTCAAGATTTAGAAAACAAGAATCTCATTACGATTTCTGATAACGCAAAATGCGTTTTTCATGAGGGCTTTTCCATCCCTTTAATGGTGCAAAAAAGCGATGGGGGCTATAACTATGCAACTACAGATTTAGCTGCTATGCGCTATCGCGTAAACAACGATGGTGCTGATAAAATTATCATTGTCACCGATATGGGACAATCTCTACATTTCCAACTTCTTGAAGCTACGGCATTAGCTGCAGGCTACCTGCCTAATAAAGAAACCTTCTCTCATGTGGGTTTCGGTCTTGTTCTTGATTCTGAAGGAAAAAAATTTAAAACCCGTTCCGGAGAGAATATAAAACTCAAAGAGCTGTTAGATACTGCTATAGATCAAGCAAAAGCCACCTTAAAAGAACACCGTCCGGAAATCTCTGATGAAGAAATTTCCTCACGAGCTCCTATTTTAGGGATTAATGCTATTAAATATGCGGATCTATCTTCTCATCGCGTCAGTGATTATATCTTTTCTTTTGAGAAGATGTTGCGTTTTGAAGGGAACACTGCGATGTTTCTTCTTTATGCTTATGTACGCATTCAAGGAATAAAGCGGCGTTTGGGAATTGAAACATTAGACCTAGAAGCGACGCCAAATATTCAAGAACCTTCCGAAGAAGCTTTAGCTTTAGCGCTCTTGCGCTTCCCAGAAGCCATTGATCTGACTCTGAAAGATCTCTGCCCGCATTTCCTAACCGACTATTTATATATGCTTACAAACAAGTTTAATGCCTTCTTTAGAGATTGTCATATTGAAGGGTCCTCCCATCAAAAAGAACGTTTGTATCTTTGCGCTCTTGTTGAAAAGACCCTAGCTGCAGGCATGCATTTATTAGGGTTACAAACTTTAGACAAATTATAA
- the prfB gene encoding peptide chain release factor 2 (programmed frameshift) — protein sequence MHESLDKRLECLVAGLALAGRSLDLEGKRQELTELEDQTLKEDFWQDVAHAGKVSERVASLKRQISDYEEFKSKVDNLTFFLNDSEASSDPELREDLEKEFSVCETILAEWETQRLLSGEVDKNPCFLTINAGAGGTESCDWVEMLFRMYSRWASHHQWKAEVIDRQEGDVAGIKHITVKFSGEYAYGYAKAERGVHRLVRISPFDSNAKRHTSFASVDVYPEIDDEIEIDIRPNDLRIDTYRSSGAGGQHVNVTDSAVRITHIPTGIIVSCQSERSQIQNRESCMKMLRARMYQQVLQERLEKQLLDRKNKKEIAWGSQIRNYVFQPYTLVKDMRTGHETGNVQAMMDGELLDDFVKAYLAEYGEAS from the exons ATGCACGAAAGTTTAGATAAACGGTTAGAATGCTTAGTAGCTGGCTTGGCTTTAGCCGGGAGGTCTCTT GACCTTGAAGGTAAGAGACAAGAGTTGACTGAATTAGAAGATCAGACCTTGAAAGAGGACTTCTGGCAAGACGTTGCTCATGCTGGAAAAGTTTCTGAACGCGTCGCATCATTAAAACGACAAATTTCTGATTATGAAGAATTCAAAAGTAAGGTAGATAACCTGACTTTTTTCTTAAATGATAGTGAAGCTTCTTCAGATCCCGAACTTCGTGAAGATTTAGAAAAAGAATTTTCTGTTTGTGAAACTATCCTTGCCGAATGGGAAACGCAACGCTTACTTTCTGGCGAGGTGGATAAAAATCCCTGCTTTTTAACGATCAATGCTGGTGCGGGGGGGACCGAGTCTTGTGATTGGGTGGAAATGCTTTTCAGGATGTATTCTCGCTGGGCATCCCACCATCAATGGAAAGCCGAGGTTATAGATCGTCAAGAAGGGGATGTCGCAGGGATTAAGCATATTACCGTAAAGTTTTCAGGAGAGTATGCTTATGGTTATGCTAAAGCAGAGCGTGGTGTGCATAGACTTGTGCGCATTTCCCCTTTCGATAGTAATGCGAAACGTCATACAAGCTTTGCTTCCGTGGATGTCTATCCTGAAATTGATGATGAGATAGAAATTGATATCCGCCCAAATGATTTGCGTATTGATACGTACCGATCTTCAGGAGCTGGAGGACAGCACGTCAATGTTACCGATTCTGCTGTGAGAATTACCCATATTCCCACAGGAATTATTGTTTCTTGCCAAAGTGAGCGCAGCCAAATCCAGAATCGTGAAAGCTGCATGAAAATGTTGCGCGCAAGAATGTATCAGCAGGTTCTTCAGGAACGGTTAGAAAAGCAACTTCTTGATAGAAAAAATAAAAAAGAAATTGCTTGGGGTTCACAAATTCGTAATTATGTTTTTCAGCCTTATACTTTGGTCAAAGATATGCGTACGGGGCATGAGACTGGCAATGTGCAGGCTATGATGGACGGAGAATTGCTAGATGATTTCGTCAAAGCGTATTTAGCAGAGTATGGAGAAGCCTCATGA
- a CDS encoding YebC/PmpR family DNA-binding transcriptional regulator, producing the protein MAGHSKWANTKYRKERADHKRGKIFSRTIKELMAAVKMGGPDPKTNARLRVVIQKAKDQNIPNENIERNLKKATSADQKNFEDVTYELYGFGGVGIIVEAMTDNKNRTASDMRIAVNKRGGSLVEPGSVLYNFARKGACYISKSSIDEATLLSHVIDVGAEDLDNDDEENFIVLCDPVELASVKEKLVALGVTCSEEKLIYVPLRLVDCDEKDGEANLALIEWLEQIDDVDEVYHNMA; encoded by the coding sequence ATGGCAGGACACAGTAAGTGGGCGAATACAAAATACCGCAAAGAACGCGCAGACCATAAAAGGGGAAAGATCTTTTCTCGAACGATTAAAGAATTAATGGCTGCTGTGAAGATGGGAGGTCCTGATCCTAAAACAAATGCACGTTTACGCGTAGTCATACAAAAAGCTAAAGATCAAAATATTCCTAATGAAAATATCGAAAGGAATCTGAAAAAAGCGACCTCAGCAGATCAGAAAAATTTCGAAGATGTTACCTATGAGCTTTATGGTTTTGGGGGAGTCGGGATCATTGTCGAAGCAATGACGGATAATAAAAATCGTACCGCCTCTGATATGCGCATTGCTGTGAATAAACGCGGAGGGTCTCTCGTAGAGCCAGGTAGTGTTCTGTATAACTTCGCTCGTAAGGGAGCTTGCTATATTTCTAAGAGCTCTATAGATGAAGCGACTCTATTATCACATGTCATTGATGTGGGAGCTGAAGATCTTGATAATGATGATGAAGAGAATTTCATCGTACTTTGTGATCCCGTAGAGCTAGCTTCTGTGAAGGAAAAGTTAGTTGCCTTAGGCGTGACGTGTTCTGAAGAAAAGCTTATCTATGTCCCTTTACGTCTCGTAGATTGTGATGAAAAAGACGGAGAGGCAAATCTTGCTTTAATCGAATGGCTAGAGCAAATCGATGATGTCGATGAGGTATATCACAATATGGCTTAA
- the tarP gene encoding type III secretion system actin-recruiting effector Tarp has translation MTSPINNPSTTNVTTTTTSTPVVTTSTSFGGHVVSTTGTGALETTAQTVNTTAEQAVAQAESDSGAVIFTTQRDVSTTAPTTGGSASTATAASLLGTHILGTGRARTDSTSSSDSSISDTSTTSSTQDTGATGETQDAGATGETQDAGATGEAGGTQEASGDVDLGDLAGLRGSEAADGAERAEGPGGLPSMALPKYDPTDKASIIKFLSTPSVQAKLQTKAGHIVFMDEARGSFIFVRNGDWSTAESIAVTNGKTKEPITDVKDLEMCIAKFCVGYESMQADWSNNIQPRVAGQTGETGHYDHLLMSMKFKTTVLYGPWNSKESSSGYTPSVWRRGTKCDSGPIWGDVGGLKGINWNNVAKPDATAFSRETAAPAQPQPGPYTPPVINVNLGGISTNVNVTGGTTTTTVTTSPTPDMSEVDSTAGFDEIDGLSTQDESTETDIDDVETQSTSTQYEDTLHYESGGEEVDNLAPAPLPPGPPPPAKGGVNITGMPAANLQQILNNVREHLDTVYDQNGVHHEGNQDLGTVVRTSENGTYKPTVLLKNDQGDGGRGVQRSNDDDGGELGNILNRVREHLDVVYPESNEGEPIPVNQNLGDVIQAVESGNTPKPTQPEGVFVAKKVNLDGDGNIVGGNARTSSESRASNLMSAAGGEGAEGLEHLLPQLRSHLDDAFDQQGNLVGAPGTNVGSLIKAFQERTGSGGIVAPLPASVVTSSSAPQQSATVSDLPKAQTAETTTPGGSPDLHGAAKGVADSLSNLLQAATPSTTSTTVSSPAPRQETATSTSVAGTRGTATPTTGGSPSGIPGAAANVTATLSSVANKIALFEKGARLQEALDSADTESTQGKQLLEAARNTTTMLSKTLSKVTGSPPSPPQRHS, from the coding sequence ATGACTAGTCCTATTAATAATCCATCTACAACGAATGTTACGACTACGACGACATCAACTCCTGTAGTAACGACATCTACATCCTTTGGGGGTCACGTTGTATCTACTACAGGGACTGGAGCTTTAGAAACAACCGCGCAAACTGTTAACACAACAGCAGAGCAAGCGGTAGCTCAGGCAGAATCTGATTCGGGAGCCGTGATTTTTACAACGCAAAGAGATGTATCTACAACAGCGCCGACTACAGGCGGCAGCGCATCAACAGCTACAGCAGCCAGTCTATTAGGAACTCATATTCTTGGAACAGGAAGAGCAAGAACTGACAGCACATCGAGTAGCGACAGCAGCATTTCCGACACTTCAACGACATCTTCAACTCAAGATACTGGGGCTACGGGAGAAACTCAAGATGCTGGGGCTACGGGAGAAACTCAAGATGCTGGGGCTACAGGTGAAGCTGGAGGCACTCAAGAAGCTTCTGGTGATGTAGATTTAGGAGATCTTGCAGGTCTACGAGGTTCAGAAGCTGCCGATGGTGCTGAAAGAGCTGAGGGTCCTGGTGGCCTACCCAGTATGGCCCTTCCTAAATATGATCCCACAGATAAAGCTTCGATTATCAAATTCCTATCCACCCCCTCTGTACAAGCAAAATTACAGACTAAGGCCGGTCATATTGTTTTTATGGATGAGGCTAGGGGAAGCTTTATTTTCGTAAGAAATGGTGATTGGAGCACAGCAGAGTCCATAGCTGTAACTAACGGAAAAACAAAAGAGCCTATCACTGATGTTAAAGATTTAGAAATGTGCATTGCGAAATTCTGCGTAGGCTATGAATCTATGCAAGCTGACTGGTCCAATAATATTCAACCACGCGTCGCAGGACAGACTGGAGAGACAGGACATTACGATCACCTACTTATGAGCATGAAGTTTAAAACTACTGTGCTCTATGGTCCATGGAACTCTAAAGAATCTAGCAGCGGCTATACCCCTTCGGTATGGCGTCGCGGAACCAAATGTGATTCAGGACCTATCTGGGGTGATGTCGGTGGTTTGAAAGGAATTAATTGGAATAATGTTGCTAAACCAGACGCAACAGCATTCTCAAGAGAAACAGCGGCTCCTGCTCAACCACAACCCGGTCCTTACACTCCACCTGTTATCAATGTTAACTTAGGTGGTATTAGCACTAACGTCAATGTTACTGGAGGGACAACGACGACTACTGTCACTACCTCCCCTACACCCGATATGTCCGAAGTTGATAGTACCGCAGGCTTTGATGAAATTGACGGCCTCTCCACTCAAGATGAAAGTACAGAAACAGATATTGATGATGTAGAAACACAAAGTACCAGCACACAATACGAAGATACTTTACATTACGAAAGTGGTGGGGAAGAAGTAGACAACTTAGCCCCAGCCCCACTACCTCCTGGGCCACCTCCTCCAGCTAAAGGGGGCGTCAATATCACAGGAATGCCGGCTGCTAATTTACAACAAATATTGAACAACGTCCGCGAGCATTTAGATACTGTCTATGATCAAAATGGCGTACATCATGAAGGAAACCAAGATTTAGGCACCGTTGTCAGAACATCAGAAAATGGGACTTATAAGCCTACAGTATTGTTAAAGAATGATCAAGGTGATGGTGGACGTGGAGTACAAAGAAGTAATGACGATGATGGCGGTGAACTAGGAAATATCTTAAACCGTGTCCGAGAACATTTAGATGTTGTTTATCCTGAAAGCAATGAAGGAGAGCCTATTCCTGTAAATCAGAATCTCGGCGATGTAATTCAAGCTGTTGAATCAGGGAACACACCGAAGCCTACCCAACCTGAAGGAGTATTCGTTGCAAAAAAAGTTAACCTTGATGGGGACGGCAATATCGTCGGAGGAAATGCAAGAACCTCTTCTGAATCACGAGCCAGCAATTTAATGAGTGCTGCAGGTGGTGAGGGCGCAGAAGGATTGGAGCATCTTTTACCACAGTTACGCTCCCACCTTGACGACGCGTTTGATCAACAAGGGAACCTTGTTGGTGCCCCAGGGACAAACGTAGGAAGTCTCATCAAAGCTTTCCAAGAGCGCACGGGATCAGGCGGTATCGTTGCACCTTTACCTGCTTCAGTAGTTACTAGCAGTTCTGCACCTCAACAATCTGCGACTGTCTCCGATCTTCCTAAAGCACAGACGGCAGAAACAACGACTCCTGGAGGTTCCCCTGACCTTCATGGAGCTGCTAAAGGTGTAGCTGATAGCTTATCGAATTTATTACAAGCTGCGACACCTTCTACGACAAGCACTACGGTAAGCTCGCCAGCTCCTCGGCAAGAGACAGCAACCTCTACATCTGTAGCAGGAACTAGAGGAACAGCGACTCCTACAACGGGAGGGTCTCCTTCAGGAATTCCTGGAGCAGCAGCCAATGTAACAGCAACATTAAGCAGCGTTGCTAATAAAATCGCACTATTTGAAAAAGGCGCAAGATTGCAAGAAGCCTTGGATAGTGCAGATACAGAATCCACACAAGGTAAACAGTTACTTGAAGCTGCAAGAAATACAACAACAATGCTGTCAAAAACCTTATCTAAGGTGACGGGGTCTCCTCCTTCTCCACCTCAAAGACACTCCTAA